The DNA segment GCCGGCGGGCTGGAATTGGGATCGCCGGATGGGATGGCCGCGGCGGATCGTGCAGGGGTTAGCAACATCGAGGCGATCGGTGCGCTGCTTTATGGCCCCTACATCATTTTGTTCGAAATCGCCGGAATCATCCTTTTGGTGGCGATGATTGGGGCGATTGTCCTGACGCACCGCGAACCCAAGGCCGGCGCACGCGCACGTCAAGATATCGGCAAACAAATCTCCCGCCGTCCCGAAGACGCGACGGTGTTGAAAAATCCGGATTACGGAAAAGGGGTCGAGTTGTGATCGGCATCGAACACTACCTTGTCGTTGGCGCGATTTTGTTCGTGCTGGGCGTGTTGGGCATTTTCTTGAACCGCAAGAATGTGATCGTCATTCTGATGGCGGTTGAGCTCATCTTGCTGGCGGTGAACATCAATCTCGTCGCGTTCAGCGCGTTCATGAATGACCTAACAGGGCAAATTTTCGCGATGATGGTCCTGACCGTTGCTGCGGCAGAGGCGGCCATCGGGCTTGCCATTCTCGTCATCTACTATCGCGGCCGCGGCACGATCGCCGTCGACGATGTCAACCGGATGAAGGGATAACAGCCGGTGGATCCGATCCTCATCATAGTCTTCGCACCGTTGCTTGCCTCGATCATCGCTGGTCTGGGCAACCGTGCGCTGGGCAACACCATGACCAAATCGATCACGACGGGGGCGCTGTTCCTGTCCGCGGCGCTTAGCTGGCCGATCTTTATCGGGTTCCTCAACGGGTCAGAGACGGCGCATGTCGTCCCGGTGCTCAAATGGGTGCAATCGGGCACGATGAGCTTTGACTGGGCGTTGCGCGTTGATGCCTTGACGGCGGTGATGCTTGTGGTGATCAACAGCGTTTCGGCGCTCGTCCACCTCTATTCATGGGGCTACATGGACGAAGATCCGGATCAGCCGCGCTTCTTCGCCTACCTCTCGCTTTTTACCTTTGCGATGTTGATGTTGGTGACCGCCGACAATCTCGTCCAAATGTTCTTTGGTTGGGAAGGCGTTGGTCTCGCATCATACCTATTGATCGGGTTTTGGTTTAAGAAACCGACCGCTGGAGCCGCTGCGATTAAGGCGTTTGTGGTCAATCGGGTCGGCGATCTCGGTTTTATGCTGGGCATTTTCGGAACCTTTGTGGTGTTCCAGACGACGTCTATTCCCGAAATTCTGGCAGCTGCACCGGGGATGAGCGGATCAACGATCACGTTCCTGGGCATGCGCCTCTATACAATGGATATTCTCTGCATCCTGCTGTTCATCGGCGCGATGGGTAAATCGGCGCAACTGGGCCTGCACACTTGGTTGCCCGATGCGATGGAAGGCCCGACACCGGTTTCTGCTCTAATCCACGCAGCAACCATGGTGACCGCTGGCGTGTTCATGCTCTGCCGTCTGTCACCGATGTTTGAAACGGCTCCCACGGCCTTGATGATTGTCACGGTGAT comes from the Erythrobacter sp. Alg231-14 genome and includes:
- the nuoK gene encoding NADH-quinone oxidoreductase subunit NuoK, which codes for MIGIEHYLVVGAILFVLGVLGIFLNRKNVIVILMAVELILLAVNINLVAFSAFMNDLTGQIFAMMVLTVAAAEAAIGLAILVIYYRGRGTIAVDDVNRMKG